The genome window CCATGGGCAGCACGACGGAGGTGGTGTCGAGCGTCCACAGCCACGGGTCCGCGAGCCCGCGCACCGCGGCGGCGGTGGTGTAGTTGGCGTCCTGGGTCTCGGGCCCGCGCGCGTCGAGTTCGTCGGCGTCCTGATGGCGGGCCAGGGGCACGGCGACGCCCACGCCCATGCGGACGAAGACGGTGTCATCGACGAAGGCGCGGACGTTGTGCAGGCCGACGAGCAGGTTGGAGGAGCCCAGGTGGCTGCTGGGTCCTTCAAGTGCGCCGGCGGGGTCCACCGAGGTGTAGGGCAGTCCCCAGTCGAGGCGGAGCTGCGAGTGCTCGGAGAGCCGGAAGCCGGCGGCGAGCATGGGCGAGGCGTGTCGCGTGGAGACCTGACGCAGCCGAGGCGCGGAGGAGAGGGTGACGGACGTGGCGAGGAAGTTGTCCGGCTCCCGCACCTGCGCTTCCACGCTCCGCCCCATCAGGAGGAGGACGATGGCGATGAGCCACGTGCCTGTCCGACGACAGGAGTCGAGGTGGAGCTGCGGCGTGGACATGGCGGTGCTTTCGTGTCGAAGGTCCGTCCGGCTCACGGCCCCCATTGCCTTCAACACCGATGAAGACGCGCTCCGTCACCGTCCTTTGCGTGGCCCGTGCTTTTTTCGGTGGGCCGCTTCAGAAGGTCGTGGAAACCCCCGATGGCCAACGGCCGTGCCGAGTCAGCTCACATCGGCCCAGGTCAGGCCGAAGCGCGCCAGGTACTTCTTCAGTCGGTCCGCGTCGTTGACGCTCGACTTGCGAGCACGGGACTGAGCGAACAGCACGCGCCCGGCCTCCGAGAGCGAGCGGCTTCCCTGGCACACCCCCAACACGTCCGCGAGCTGGACGCGGTCGAACCGGTCCAGCTCCGAGGCGAGCTCTTCACCGAGCACCTCCGCGACCCGGTCCACACCGCTCGTTGTCGACACGGGACCCGGGCGAGTACTGCCCGTCCGCCACTGCGTGCGCAGGCGCTCCAGCTCCTCGTCCACCACCTCACGGGTGATGCGCCCCCCGGGCGCGAGCGTGGCCATGCGCAGCACCGCGGCGTTGAGGTCCCGGAAGTTGCCTGACCAGCGCGCATCGGGCGAGGTGGCGAAGCGCAGGAAGCGCTCCTGGGCCTCCTTGTTCAGCGTGATGCGCGCGCCCATCGCCTCCGACGCCCGGTCCAGCTCGTAGAGCAGGTTCGGCGGGATGTCCTCGGGGCGCTCGCGCAGCGCGGGCAGTCGGAAGGTCCACAGGTTGATGCGCGCGAGCAGGTCCTCACGGAAGCGTCCGCGCTCCACCTCGGTCTGCAAGTCCCGGTTCGTACCGGCGATGAGCTGGAAGTCGCTCTCCACCTCCTTGTCCGAGCCCACCGGCAGGAACCGCTTGTCCTCCAGCGCGCGCAGCAGCATGGCCTGCTCGTCAGCCCCCAGCTCCCCAATCTCATCGAGGAACAGCACGCCGCCGTTCGCCTGCCGCAAGAGTCCAGGCCGGTCCTGCAGCGCGCCGGTGAACGAACCCTTCACATGTCCGAAGAGCGCGGACATGGCCCCATCGCCGCGCAGCGTGGCGCAGTTGAGGTCCACGAACGGCCCGCTCACCGTGCCGCGCGACTTCTTCAGCGTGTAGACGCGGCGCGCGAGCTGCGACTTGCCCGCGCCCGTGGGACCGGTGATGAGCAGCGGCGCGCGCGAGTGACTGGCCACCTGTTCGATGCGCTCGATGATGTGGTTGAACGCCGCGTTGCGCGTGTCGATACCCGCCTTGAGGTACGACAACCCCTCGCGCTGCTCACGCTGGAAGCGCGCCGCCAGCGTGTCGTAGCGCGACAGGTCCAGGTCGATGAGCGTGTTCGTCCCCGCGCCCGCCTTGTCCCGAGGGTCCGGTGACAGCTGCACCAGCCGCCCCGGAATCAGCCGGCTCTCCACCAACAGGAACATCGAGATCTGCGCGATGTGCGTGCCCGTGGTGATGTGGACCAGGTAGTCCTCCTCCTCGGGGTTGAAGGTGTACCCGCGCACGTAGTCGAGCAGCGCGCCGTACGTCTCCTCCAAATCCCACGGGTTTCGGATGTCCAGCAGCGTGGTGCGCACCGACGTCTCCGGCGACACCTGTCGGATGTCCGCCACCACCGTCGCGGCAATCTGTGTGGCCGCCGGCGGGTGCAACAGCTCCAGCCGGTGCACCACCAGGTCCTCCTGCTGGCACAGCGCCACCGTGGGCCGCCACTTCGTCCACCGGTTCGGGCCCTGCCCCGTGTCGAGCGTCGTCCCCAGCATGCCCAGGACCACCGTCTGCCGCGTGCGTGTCTTCGCCATCGGGATAGGACTTTATCCCAAGGGATACGCCGAGCCAGTGCTCTTGCGATGCTCCCCTCTGAAGCGGGGTTGGCACGCCGGCTGCTCTAGGTCCCAGCGTGCCCGGGAAACAGAGCCCAGGGCGAACGACCGAAAGGTGAAGGCCATGGAGCGCAACAAGGTGAACTACGAGGTGCTGTCGGACGAGGCGGGTCGCCCCATCAAGTCGTGGACCGTGGGCGTGCCGTTCGAGGACGAGGCCAAGAAGCAGCTCCGAAACCTCCGTGGCCTGCCCTTCATCCACAAGTGGATCGCCGCGATGCCGGACGTGCACCGCGGCTACGGCGCGACGGTCGGCAGCGTGGTCCCGACGGTGGGCGCGGTGGTGCCGGCGGCGGTGGGGGTGGACATCGGCTGCGGAATGATTGCCGTGCGCACGACGCTGCGCGCGGACCAGCTCCCGGACTCGCTGCGTGGGGTGCGCTCGGCCATCGAGCGGGCGGTGCCGCATGGCCGCTCGGACAACGGCGGCCGTAACGACGTCGGCGCGTGGCGCGTGGCTCCGGCCTCGCACCAGAAGGAGTGGGCGCGACTGATGGAGGGGTATGACCGCATCGTCGCCAAGCACCCGCGCATCGGCCGTGGGCCGGACCTGGGTCACCTGGGTACGCTCGGCACGGGGAACCACTTCATCGAGCTGTGCCTGGACGAGTCGGATGGCGTGTGGCTGATGTTGCACTCCGGTTCGCGCGGCGTGGGTAACCGCATCGGAAGCCACTTCATCGAGCTGGCGAAGGAGGACATGCGCCGCTGGTACATCAACCTGCCCGACGCGGACCTGGCGTACCTGCCCGAGGGCTCCGAGCACTTCGACGACTACGTCTTCGCGGTGAGCTGGGCGCAGGACTACGCGGCGACCAACCGCGAGCTGATGCTGCGTGGCGCAATCGAGGCCCTGCAGATGAGCAACGAGCTGCCTCCGTTCGAGCTGTCTGAAGCGGCGGTGAACTGCCATCACAACTACGTGGCGCGTGAGCACCACTTCGGGAAGAACTGCTTCGTGACGCGAAAGGGCGCGGTGCGGGCGCGCGAGGGTGACCTGGGCATCATCCCCGGCAGCATGGGGGCGCGCTCGTTCATCGTCCGCGGGAAGGGGAACGCGGACAGCTTCCACTCCTGCAGCCACGGCGCGGGTCGGGCGATGTCGCGTGAGGCGGCGAAGAAGCGCTTCACGCTGGAGGACCACGCGAAGGCGACCGAGGGCGTGGAGTGCCGGAAGGATGCCGAGGTGATTGACGAGACGCCGGCGGCGTACAAGCCCATCGACGCGGTGATGGCGGCGCAGTCGGACCTGGTCGACGTGGTCCACACGCTCAAGCAGGTCGTTTGCGTGAAGGGGTAGACGGCACCACCCCGACTCCTGCACGCGAGGTGACCATGCCGGGATGACGACATCGAGGCGCCCGCTCCCCCCAAGAGGCCGAAAGGCCGCCAGAGTGGGGGAGCGGGCGCCGCTATTTCAGGGCAGGGCGCTTCAGCGCGAGCGGCCCTGGCACCAGCCGGAGGGGCTGCACGTGCGCATGCCGTCGCACTGACAGGCGCTCCAGCAGCGGTTGGAGCCGCCCGGGTTCCAGGCCTCGTTCCAGTAGTAGTTGGGGCTGGTGCAGCTCACGCCGGGGCGCGCGGTGCCCTGGCACCAGCCGGCCGAGCTGCAGGTGCGCATGCCGTCACATTGGCAGCTGTTGGTGCACCGGTTGGGGCCGCCCGGGTTGCGGCCCTCGTCCCAGTAGTAGTTGTAGAACTGGCACTGCGACTGCTCCTGGGAGGTCTCCTCCAGGGCGGAGTCGTCGGGCGGAGCGGATTCCATCTCCGTGGCGGGCGCCTCCATGTTGTCCGGGCCACACGCGGACGTGAGGACCATGAGCAGCGCCGCGAGGGGGACCATCAGATTGCGAGCAATGAGACTGCGAGAGACCACGACTGCCTCCAATGCAAGACACGCTTCCGCGGTGAGAGCCTCGGAAGCGCGGTTCGTGTAAGGCCTGGCGCGGGCGCGCGGTGGCTTTTCTGGAGGAGCGCTGGGTTGTGGATGCTTCGGGTGTTGACTGACACCGCGCGTGGCCGGTAGCGGGCCGGAGTGCGGGGCGTGCTCGCGCATGTCAGATTGCGCGGGTGGGGCCGTGAGGCGTGGGAAGACGGGAGAGACGAGACATGCTGCGCATCGATGGTTCCAAGGGAGAGGGCGGCGGCCAGGTGCTGCGCACGTCGCTGGCGTTGTCGCTGGTGACGGGGACGCCGTTCACGATGACGAACATCCGCGCGGGCCGCGCGAAGCCGGGCCTGTTGCGCCAGCACCTGACGGCGGTGAAGGCGGCCGAGGCGGTGGGCGCGGCGGAGGTGTCCGGCGCGGAGCTGGGCTCGCGAGAGCTGACGTTCCAGCCGCGCGCCCTGGCGGCGGGCAACTACCACTTCGCCGTGGGCACGGCGGGCAGCGCGACCCTGGTGTTGCAGACGGTGTTGCCCGCGCTGCTGGCCGCGAAGGAGCCGTCCACGCTGATGCTCGAGGGCGGGACGCACAACCCGGCGGCGCCGCCGTTCGACTTCCTGGCGCGCGCCTACCTGCCGCTGTTGCGGCGCATGGGCGCCGACGTGACGGCGACGCTGGACCGGCCCGGCTTCTTCCCGGCGGGCGGCGGGAAGTTCCGCGTGGACGTGCGGCCCCAGGCGCTCAAGCCCCTCTCGCTGATGTCGCGCGGACGGGTGCTGCGCCGCGAGGCGAAGGCGGTGGTGTCGATGATTCCCTTCGACGTGGCGAAGCGCGAGCTGGAGACGGTGGGCTCGCTCCTGGAGCTGCGTCCCGACCAGCTCCGCCCGGAGGAGCTGAAGCGCGGGCAGGGGCCCGGCAACGCGCTCGTGGTGGAGGTGGAGAGCGAGCACGTGACGGAGGTCTTCACGGGCTTCGGGGAGCGCGGCAAGCGCGCGGAGACGGTGGCGGAGGAGGTGGCCGCCGAGGTGAAGCGCTACCTGAACGCGGAGGTGCCCGTGGGCGAGCACCTGTGTGACCAGTTGCTGCTGCTGTGCGCGCTCGCGCGCGGTGGTGAGTTCCGCACGCTGCCCCTGGATGGGCACGCGCTGACGCAGCTCGAGACGATGGCTCACTTCCTGGACGTGAAGGTGGACGTGGGCGAGGTGGACCGCGACGTTCGCGACGTGGTGGTGCGCGGCTGATTCGCGCCGATGGGGCTCCAGGCCGTTGTGGCACCTGGAGCCCCCGGTGTTCACCGCGTCGTCATCACTGGCCGGTGTGCAGGAACTGGATGGCGCGCAGCAGCTCCGGGTCGGTTCCGGTGGCGATGTCCTGGACGGTGGGCGCCACCTCGATGTGCGGGACGATGCCCACGCCGTGGAAGCGGGACTGGTCGGGGAAGAGAATCCCCATGCCGGTGAAGCTGACGGCCATCTGCCCTGGCAGCAGCAGCCGGGTGACGTTGCCGTTCGTCCCCGCGCTGCGCCGGCCAATCACCGTCACGCGCTGGGCGCCGGTCAGCATGATGCTGAAGTTCTCCGCCGCCGACACGGTGCGAGGGCCGACGAGCAGGACGATGGGGCCCGCGTAGGACGGGTTCGTCAGCGGCTGCCGCGTGTGGCCGGAGTCCCAGGTCTCGAAATGGTCGGGCCCGACCCAGATGGGATAGCGGAAGACGGGCGTGCGGAACGGCGTGGGGATGAGCCGGTCCGCGACCTCGTAGTGGCTGATGCCCGGATAGCCGCGCATGTCGACCACCAGCCCGCTCGCGCCTTGCGCCGCGGTGAGCGCCGCGCGGAAGGCGTCCGGTGAGGTGAGCACCTCGCTCGCCATGTTGAGGTAGTGCAGGTCCGGCGCGCCGAGGTCCGCGAGGCTGCCCGCGGCCCTTAGCGAGGGAGGACCACTCACCTGGTTGAGCAGCTCCACCGGCTGGGGCTGGACCTGGACGACGCGTGTGGTGCCATCCATGGCGCGAAGGCCGACGTCCATGGGGGCATTCATGATGAGGAGCCGGCGGATGGCCACGTCATGCAGGTAGCCCGGCGTGGCGGCCGAGGCGTGGGCCTGCTCCTCGGCGAGCCACTCCGACATGGGCGTGCCGTTGATGCTCACCAGCGTGTCACCCGGTTGCATGTCGGGGAGCGCGGAGCGGCGGATGATGGGCTGGCCCTGCACCTCCTCCAGGGAGACGGGGAAGAAGCCCGCCGGCGGGGGCCCTCCGTACATGGTGACGAAGCCGTGGCCGTCCTTCAGGACCTCGTTGAAGCGCAGCAGCAGTCGACGTGTCTGGTCGCGGTGGGTGACGGGGGTGGCGTCCACGCGGGCCAGCGTCTCCAGCAGGCGCCCGTCGATGCCGTCTCCCACGATGTCGAAGTAGGGATAGAACAGCCGGGTGGCGCCATGGAGCGTGAGCAGGTCCGCGCGGGCGATGGCCGACGAGGCGCCGATGGGCGGGACGGCCTCGAGGGAGATGCGCTCGGGCGGTGCGTTGCGGACGACGGGCGTGGTCCGGTCCACGGCGGGCGGCGCGCCGAGCCAGGACGTGAGCTGGAGGGATTGCTCCGATGGGAGCGCCTCGGCGCTCAGCGCGCTCATGCCGAGGGTGGCGAGCGACAGGTCCGCGGGGAGGACATCTGGAATCGGGCCCTGGGCATCCTCGAGCCGCATGGTGCGCACGAGCAGTCCGCGTGAACTCACCGGCATCCACCTCGACTCGGCGACGGCCGCGTGGACGGGCGCGCCGATGAGCCAGGCCCGTCTGGCCATCCGCAGGTCCGCAGCGAAGCGCGCCGTGGCGGGGGCGAGCGTCGGCTCCGTCAACAGCGCGACGGGGAGCTGGGTCTGGCCCGTGGCGGCGTGGGGCTCGTGTGCCAGCCGGTCGATGTAGTTGCCATAGACGTTGTAGGGCGTCGTCTCGTCCAGCATCCCCACGTGTGCGCGGACGAGCCCGGCCAGGCGCTCGACGGGGGTGGTGCTGATGGCGCCGATGGCTCGGGCCAGGGCCTCTTCCAGGCCAGGGGCGGCGGGCAGTCCGCGCAGGTCGATGATGGCCGCGCGTGCGTGACGCGGGATGCGCAGCTCACCGGTGCCGGGGCGGATGAACGCGATGGGGCCCACGGTGAGGACGCGCGCCCTGGGGAGCGTCTTGCTGGTGACGTCGAGGGCACAGACGCCTTCCATCGTGCTGGCGTAGTGGCGGGTGGCCTCGGCCCAGTCCACGGTGCTTCCATTCAGGGCCATGACCAGGGACAGGTCCGCGTCGGTGTAGCTGGGGCCCACGCCGAAGAAGCGGACCTGTCCGTGCGCGGCGGACATGGCGACGGGGGCTGGCTGCGTCGCCGCGGGGCCGGCCCGGCCGAAGTCGCACCATTCCTCGGGTGGAGGGAACTGTGATTGCGCGCCCGCGCTCCCTCCCATCAACGAGA of Myxococcus fulvus contains these proteins:
- the rtcR gene encoding RNA repair transcriptional activator RtcR; translated protein: MAKTRTRQTVVLGMLGTTLDTGQGPNRWTKWRPTVALCQQEDLVVHRLELLHPPAATQIAATVVADIRQVSPETSVRTTLLDIRNPWDLEETYGALLDYVRGYTFNPEEEDYLVHITTGTHIAQISMFLLVESRLIPGRLVQLSPDPRDKAGAGTNTLIDLDLSRYDTLAARFQREQREGLSYLKAGIDTRNAAFNHIIERIEQVASHSRAPLLITGPTGAGKSQLARRVYTLKKSRGTVSGPFVDLNCATLRGDGAMSALFGHVKGSFTGALQDRPGLLRQANGGVLFLDEIGELGADEQAMLLRALEDKRFLPVGSDKEVESDFQLIAGTNRDLQTEVERGRFREDLLARINLWTFRLPALRERPEDIPPNLLYELDRASEAMGARITLNKEAQERFLRFATSPDARWSGNFRDLNAAVLRMATLAPGGRITREVVDEELERLRTQWRTGSTRPGPVSTTSGVDRVAEVLGEELASELDRFDRVQLADVLGVCQGSRSLSEAGRVLFAQSRARKSSVNDADRLKKYLARFGLTWADVS
- a CDS encoding RtcB family protein, which translates into the protein MERNKVNYEVLSDEAGRPIKSWTVGVPFEDEAKKQLRNLRGLPFIHKWIAAMPDVHRGYGATVGSVVPTVGAVVPAAVGVDIGCGMIAVRTTLRADQLPDSLRGVRSAIERAVPHGRSDNGGRNDVGAWRVAPASHQKEWARLMEGYDRIVAKHPRIGRGPDLGHLGTLGTGNHFIELCLDESDGVWLMLHSGSRGVGNRIGSHFIELAKEDMRRWYINLPDADLAYLPEGSEHFDDYVFAVSWAQDYAATNRELMLRGAIEALQMSNELPPFELSEAAVNCHHNYVAREHHFGKNCFVTRKGAVRAREGDLGIIPGSMGARSFIVRGKGNADSFHSCSHGAGRAMSREAAKKRFTLEDHAKATEGVECRKDAEVIDETPAAYKPIDAVMAAQSDLVDVVHTLKQVVCVKG
- the rtcA gene encoding RNA 3'-terminal phosphate cyclase: MLRIDGSKGEGGGQVLRTSLALSLVTGTPFTMTNIRAGRAKPGLLRQHLTAVKAAEAVGAAEVSGAELGSRELTFQPRALAAGNYHFAVGTAGSATLVLQTVLPALLAAKEPSTLMLEGGTHNPAAPPFDFLARAYLPLLRRMGADVTATLDRPGFFPAGGGKFRVDVRPQALKPLSLMSRGRVLRREAKAVVSMIPFDVAKRELETVGSLLELRPDQLRPEELKRGQGPGNALVVEVESEHVTEVFTGFGERGKRAETVAEEVAAEVKRYLNAEVPVGEHLCDQLLLLCALARGGEFRTLPLDGHALTQLETMAHFLDVKVDVGEVDRDVRDVVVRG
- a CDS encoding S41 family peptidase, which gives rise to MSFIQKGAARGASWARRARRHPLLTASLLSLMGGSAGAQSQFPPPEEWCDFGRAGPAATQPAPVAMSAAHGQVRFFGVGPSYTDADLSLVMALNGSTVDWAEATRHYASTMEGVCALDVTSKTLPRARVLTVGPIAFIRPGTGELRIPRHARAAIIDLRGLPAAPGLEEALARAIGAISTTPVERLAGLVRAHVGMLDETTPYNVYGNYIDRLAHEPHAATGQTQLPVALLTEPTLAPATARFAADLRMARRAWLIGAPVHAAVAESRWMPVSSRGLLVRTMRLEDAQGPIPDVLPADLSLATLGMSALSAEALPSEQSLQLTSWLGAPPAVDRTTPVVRNAPPERISLEAVPPIGASSAIARADLLTLHGATRLFYPYFDIVGDGIDGRLLETLARVDATPVTHRDQTRRLLLRFNEVLKDGHGFVTMYGGPPPAGFFPVSLEEVQGQPIIRRSALPDMQPGDTLVSINGTPMSEWLAEEQAHASAATPGYLHDVAIRRLLIMNAPMDVGLRAMDGTTRVVQVQPQPVELLNQVSGPPSLRAAGSLADLGAPDLHYLNMASEVLTSPDAFRAALTAAQGASGLVVDMRGYPGISHYEVADRLIPTPFRTPVFRYPIWVGPDHFETWDSGHTRQPLTNPSYAGPIVLLVGPRTVSAAENFSIMLTGAQRVTVIGRRSAGTNGNVTRLLLPGQMAVSFTGMGILFPDQSRFHGVGIVPHIEVAPTVQDIATGTDPELLRAIQFLHTGQ